The DNA segment ACGTCCCCGTAGGACCACTCCTCGGTGGCCTGGCCCATGGGCAGGCGATTGGGGCCGGCGCCCGCGAAGTCCCTGGCGCTCCACTTGATCGTCGTCACGCCGGTGACCGTCACCGTCTCGGCGGTGCCCCGCACCTGCTCCTGGATCCGCGCCGGAGCGTTGCCGTCCGAGCGGGCGTTGGGCGCGCCCGGCCTCAGGCTTTCCAGAGGGTCGAGCACGAAGGGCAGCGGCTGCAGGTCGACCCGAAGCCGCGCCACGGCGTCGGCCGCCGTCTGTTCGTCCACGGCCGCCACCGCTGCGATGGGTTCGCCCACGAAGAGCGGCTCGCTGGCCAGCGCCGGTTGGCCGGGGGGGCGCACCTGGGGGACCTCGTCGGGCGTGAGGACGGCCTGCACCCCAGGCATGGCGAGCGCCGGGCCCGGGTCGATCCGACGGACCCGCCCGTGGGGCATCGGGCTCAGGAAGAGCTTCGCGAAGAGCATCCCGTCCACCCGGTAGTCCTCCGCGAACCGTGCTTGCCCCGTCACCTTGGCGATGGCGTCCGGTGTCTGGAAGTCCTTTCCGATGAGCCTGTACCCTTGTGCCACCTCAGCTCACCTCCGCCGCTCGCATGACCGCGTTCACGTAGTGGGGGTAGGTGCCGCACCGGCAGAGGTTGCCGGAGAGGGCCTCCGCCACCTGCTCCCGGGTGGGGTGTGGGTTCTTGGCGAGCACGCCCACGGCCGTCATCACCATGCCCGGCGTGCAGAAGCCGCACTGGAAGCCCAGCTCGTCGACGAAGGCCTGCTGCACGGGGTGCAGGCGGCCGCCTGGCCCCGCCAGGCCCTCGATGGTGGTGATCTCCTTGCCCCGCACGGTGTGGGTGAGGGTGGAGCACGAGTAGCGCGGGACGCCGTCGATCAGGACCGTGCAGTTGCCGCACTCGGCGCGGTCGCACCCCAGCTTGGTCCCGGTGAGCCCCAGACGGTACCGGAGTGTGATCGCAAGCGTCTCCTGGTGGGGAACCTCCACCCGCCGCGTGGCGCCGTTCACTTGGAGGGTGATGAGCCGCTCCGTCGCCTGCTGCGCCGCGACGGGCGCCTGGGCCGCGGCGCTCGTTCGGAACAGATACGCCGAGGACGACGCCGCGACGCCGGATGCAACCACCCCCTTGAGAAAGGTGCGGCGGGAGATGCCGCTCCCGGACGCACGCACCTGGTCGCCGCTCTCCATGGGAAGCCTCCTTTCCGGTAACCACCGGCCTCTCTCCCGTCTGACGCGGGCCGAGTCGTGGGATCGCCGGGCCGGCGGCAGCCACTGAGACTGGCTCCCCTATATTTACACGCCATCATCCCACTCCTTCCGTATTCTGTGGTGTATGTGATTCACTTCTCTCTTTTCCGTGTTTTCATGGTGTTCGGTCGCCGAAAGCCGGCCGCCGTATGCCGGGCGGCAACCAGGACGCGCCAGGCGCCGGGTGGCCTGCAGAAGACCGCCCGGCGCCTGCGCAAGCGCTCGGCTAAACCGTCACACGGCTTGTGGGGTTCCCCTGGGCGCCGTCACCCCGATGGCGAACCCCACGGACCCGTGACGGGAGGCCGCGCCGTCAGGCGACGGCCAGCTCCGTCTCGGGATCGAAGAGGTACATCTTCTCCATCTCGATGAGCACCCGGTGCTGCTCGCCGTCCTTCGCCTTGCTGGCGGCGTCCAGCCGGGCCACCATGGCCTGGTCGCCCACGTTCAGGTAGGCGTAGACCTCGGCGCCCATGGGCTCCACCACGTCCACGTTGGCCACGAAGGAGACGTCCTCGTGCCCGTCGGGGACGATCTCGGCGTCCTCGATGTTCTCGGGCCGGATGCCGAAGACCACCTTCTTGTCCACGTAGGCCGGGAGGTTCTGGATCTCGCGGGCTTTCTCGTCGGGCACCCGCAGGCGGAAGACCTCGTTCTCCACCCAGTAGCGGCCCTGCTCGTCCTTGCGGAGCACGACCTCCACGAAGTTCATCGCCGGCGAGCCGATGAAGCCGGCCACGAAGATGTTGTTGGGCTTGTGGTAGATCTCCAGGGGTGCGCCGATCTGCTGGATCAGCCCGTCCTTCATGACCACGATGCGGTCGCCCATGGTCATGGCCTCGGTCTGGTCGTGCGTCACGTAGATGATGGTGGTCTGCAGGCGGTTGTGGAGCTTGGAGAGCTCGGCCCGCATCTGGACCCGCAGCTTGGCGTCCAGGTTGGAGAGGGGCTCGTCCATGAGGAAGACCTTGGGCTCCCGCACGATGGCCCGCCCCACCGCCACCCGCTGCCGCTGGCCGCCCGACAGCTCCTTGGGCTTCCGCTGGAGGAGGTTCTCGATGCCCAGGATGCGGGCAGCCTCCTTCACCCGCCGGTCGATGTCGGCCTTGGGGAACTTGCGAAGCTTCAGCCCGAAGGCCATGTTGTTGTAAACGTCCATGTGCGGGTAGAGGGCGTAGTTCTGGAAGACCATCGCGATGTCCCGATCCTTGGGCGGGACGTCGTTCACCAGGTTCTCCCCGATGAAGATGTTCCCCGCGGTGATCTCCTCCAGCCCCGCCACCATCCGGAGGGTGGTCGACTTGCCGCACCCGGACGGTCCCACCAGGACCACGAACTCCTTGTCCGGGATGTCGATGTTGGCGTCCTTCACCGCCTCGACGTTCCCGAAGCGCTTGGTCACATGTTCGAGAACCACCTTGGCCACGGTTGCTTCCCCTTTCCCACACCCCAACAGGTTGTACCGGCGCCACGGCGCCACGGGCACGCCCAAGCACGTCGCCACCGGGTCAAAGGCAGACTTCGTGGCGACCGGGCCGATCTCCTCCCTCGCGGGCCCATTTCGAGCCCACGCGGGATCGAAGGCGCCGCCTCGTGGCGGGAGGGCGGCACGCTACAGCCGGTCCATGGCCCACCGCAGCCCCCAGCTCACCAGGCTGAGCACCAGCGCGCCCCACACCCCCGCCCAGAAGCCGTGGACCACGAACCCGGCCGCCACCCAGGAGACCATCCAGAGCACGATCCCGTTGACGACGAAGGTGAAGATGCCCAGGGTGGCCAGGTTGAGGGGCAGGGTGAGGAGCAGCAGCAACGGCCGCACCGAGACGTTGGCCAGCCCCAGCAG comes from the Limnochorda pilosa genome and includes:
- a CDS encoding phage holin family protein, whose translation is MRITFASRLSNLETWEGVRRVDGRGSVRKHWLGWWLIHAVALIITASLLRGIDVSSFWAALLAAALLGLANVSVRPLLLLLTLPLNLATLGIFTFVVNGIVLWMVSWVAAGFVVHGFWAGVWGALVLSLVSWGLRWAMDRL
- a CDS encoding (2Fe-2S)-binding protein — protein: MESGDQVRASGSGISRRTFLKGVVASGVAASSSAYLFRTSAAAQAPVAAQQATERLITLQVNGATRRVEVPHQETLAITLRYRLGLTGTKLGCDRAECGNCTVLIDGVPRYSCSTLTHTVRGKEITTIEGLAGPGGRLHPVQQAFVDELGFQCGFCTPGMVMTAVGVLAKNPHPTREQVAEALSGNLCRCGTYPHYVNAVMRAAEVS
- a CDS encoding ABC transporter ATP-binding protein yields the protein MAKVVLEHVTKRFGNVEAVKDANIDIPDKEFVVLVGPSGCGKSTTLRMVAGLEEITAGNIFIGENLVNDVPPKDRDIAMVFQNYALYPHMDVYNNMAFGLKLRKFPKADIDRRVKEAARILGIENLLQRKPKELSGGQRQRVAVGRAIVREPKVFLMDEPLSNLDAKLRVQMRAELSKLHNRLQTTIIYVTHDQTEAMTMGDRIVVMKDGLIQQIGAPLEIYHKPNNIFVAGFIGSPAMNFVEVVLRKDEQGRYWVENEVFRLRVPDEKAREIQNLPAYVDKKVVFGIRPENIEDAEIVPDGHEDVSFVANVDVVEPMGAEVYAYLNVGDQAMVARLDAASKAKDGEQHRVLIEMEKMYLFDPETELAVA